In a genomic window of Wyeomyia smithii strain HCP4-BCI-WySm-NY-G18 chromosome 1, ASM2978416v1, whole genome shotgun sequence:
- the LOC129718555 gene encoding larval cuticle protein A2B-like, translated as MAFKFLTFCALVAVARAGVINAPLTYAAPAPIAYAAHAPVAYAAPVTKTLISAPVTKTLVAAPIAKTVVADEYDPNPQYSFSYGISDALTGDSKSQQESRNGDVVQGSYSVVDPDGTKRTVEYTADPHNGFNAVVHREPLAVKAIAAPVAKVVAAAPVAYAAPVAKTISYAAPVAKLAHAPVAYAAPAYAAPAYAAPAYAAPAYAYHH; from the exons ATGGCTTTCAAG ttCCTGACCTTCTGTGCCCTGGTGGCAGTTGCACGTGCCGGAGTTATCAATGCTCCTTTGACCTACGCTGCTCCCGCTCCCATTGCTTATGCTGCTCATGCTCCAGTGGCTTATGCTGCCCCAGTTACCAAAACCCTGATCTCCGCTCCAGTCACCAAGACCCTCGTAGCTGCTCCGATCGCCAAGACCGTTGTGGCCGATGAGTACGACCCGAACCCACAGTACTCTTTCTCATACGGAATCTCCGATGCTCTGACTGGCGACTCAAAGTCCCAGCAGGAATCTCGCAACGGTGATGTCGTCCAGGGATCGTACTCCGTCGTCGATCCAGATGGCACCAAGCGAACAGTCGAATACACCGCCGACCCACACAACGGATTCAACGCCGTCGTTCACCGTGAACCGTTGGCCGTGAAAGCTATCGCTGCCCCAGTTGCCAAGGTCGTTGCCGCCGCCCCCGTCGCCTATGCCGCTCCAGTGGCGAAAACCATCTCCTATGCTGCCCCGGTAGCTAAACTGGCCCACGCTCCGGTTGCCTATGCTGCCCCAGCTTATGCCGCTCCAGCTTATGCTGCCCCAGCTTATGCCGCCCCGGCCTATGCCTACCACCACTAA